Proteins encoded within one genomic window of Pseudalkalibacillus sp. SCS-8:
- the nagA gene encoding N-acetylglucosamine-6-phosphate deacetylase, with translation MSILSIVSGKVYVGENGFKRTNLHIEDGQIESMDLQIPNHTIIQLEANDKVLPGRIDGHIHGTHGFDVMDARIEALEGIASALPSEGTTSFLPTTMTAADLDLEKALCTLQEYIASHNTRGKAEVIGIHLEGPFISPDKIGAQNPNYVQKPDLARFSHWNERAGNQIKVVTVAPEIEGALPFIEAITKRNVVASIGHSNGTYEEVQKGLAAGASQFTHLYNGMRGMHHREPGVVGAAFLCRDILTEIITDGLHSAPEMVHFAYELKGRENLLMITDSMRAKCLNDGVYELGGQNVRVNGDKATLEDGTLAGSVLTMQSAFMNMKTFTGANLEDLIHMTSINPAKQYGVYDRKGSIDIGKDADLIILDENDDLKMTICRGQIAYSKR, from the coding sequence TTGAGTATTCTGTCAATTGTCAGCGGAAAAGTGTATGTAGGTGAAAATGGCTTCAAACGCACGAATCTTCATATTGAAGACGGTCAAATTGAAAGCATGGACCTGCAGATCCCAAATCATACAATCATCCAGCTGGAAGCTAATGATAAGGTGCTTCCAGGAAGAATTGATGGTCATATACATGGTACCCACGGATTTGATGTCATGGACGCTCGGATCGAGGCTCTCGAAGGTATTGCCTCAGCTCTCCCAAGTGAGGGGACGACAAGCTTCCTTCCGACGACCATGACAGCAGCTGATCTAGATCTTGAAAAAGCTTTATGTACGTTACAGGAATACATTGCGTCGCATAATACAAGAGGTAAAGCTGAAGTCATTGGTATCCATTTGGAGGGACCATTCATCTCTCCAGACAAAATCGGTGCCCAAAATCCTAACTATGTCCAAAAACCAGATCTGGCACGTTTCAGCCATTGGAATGAACGTGCTGGTAACCAGATCAAGGTCGTGACAGTTGCTCCGGAAATTGAGGGTGCACTTCCGTTCATAGAAGCGATTACGAAACGAAACGTTGTCGCGTCAATCGGTCATAGCAACGGGACCTATGAAGAAGTTCAGAAAGGGTTGGCTGCAGGGGCCTCCCAATTCACCCACCTATACAATGGAATGCGAGGAATGCATCATAGAGAGCCGGGAGTTGTTGGGGCGGCCTTCCTTTGCAGGGATATCCTTACCGAGATCATTACAGATGGTCTCCACAGTGCTCCTGAAATGGTTCATTTTGCGTATGAATTGAAAGGCCGTGAAAATTTGTTGATGATTACCGATTCAATGAGGGCGAAATGTTTAAACGACGGTGTATACGAGCTAGGCGGGCAGAACGTACGTGTAAACGGAGATAAAGCGACCTTAGAAGATGGCACGTTAGCAGGAAGCGTACTTACCATGCAATCTGCATTCATGAATATGAAGACATTTACAGGTGCGAATCTGGAAGATCTCATCCATATGACTTCCATCAACCCTGCCAAGCAATACGGGGTTTACGATCGTAAAGGATCCATCGATATTGGAAAAGATGCTGATTTGATCATTCTGGACGAAAACGATGACCTGAAAATGACGATTTGTCGTGGGCAAATCGCCTATTCGAAGAGGTGA
- the nagB gene encoding glucosamine-6-phosphate deaminase, translating to MNVVTVKTKEEMSATASKLIVDKLRQKPELVLGVATGGTPIGTYEEFVDRVKQEELDVSSMRTVNLDEYVGLPRDHEESYWHYIYTHLYKPLKLPVENAFVPDGLSRDLEAECNRYEEAIESLGGVDLQLLGVGRNGHIGFNEPGTPMDSRTHVVELTESTRQANARFFNDIEEVPTQAITVGISTIMKSRSILLLASGQEKCAAVEALLDGKVDIEWPVTILNGHPDVTLIVTEDAYCSDKEDDHA from the coding sequence ATGAACGTAGTAACAGTGAAAACGAAAGAGGAAATGAGTGCTACCGCTTCCAAATTGATTGTCGATAAATTACGTCAAAAACCTGAACTGGTTCTAGGCGTTGCGACGGGTGGAACCCCCATCGGTACCTATGAGGAGTTTGTCGATCGGGTGAAGCAGGAGGAATTGGATGTTTCCTCAATGCGCACGGTGAATTTAGATGAATACGTCGGCCTGCCTCGTGATCATGAGGAAAGCTACTGGCATTATATTTATACACATCTCTATAAGCCTCTCAAGCTTCCTGTAGAAAACGCATTCGTTCCTGATGGCTTAAGCAGGGATTTGGAAGCAGAATGCAATCGTTATGAGGAGGCAATCGAGAGCCTCGGGGGTGTCGATCTCCAGTTGCTAGGCGTCGGCCGGAATGGACATATCGGTTTCAACGAACCGGGGACGCCCATGGATTCAAGGACACATGTCGTTGAGTTGACAGAAAGTACACGTCAAGCGAATGCGCGGTTTTTCAATGATATTGAAGAAGTGCCGACCCAAGCGATTACAGTAGGCATTTCAACGATCATGAAAAGTCGATCGATTCTATTACTAGCATCCGGCCAGGAAAAATGTGCGGCTGTCGAAGCGCTGTTGGACGGGAAGGTAGATATCGAGTGGCCGGTCACGATATTAAATGGTCATCCAGACGTAACGCTTATCGTAACCGAAGACGCATACTGTAGTGATAAGGAGGACGATCATGCTTGA